A stretch of Halocalculus aciditolerans DNA encodes these proteins:
- a CDS encoding DUF7094 domain-containing protein: MPRLVPAFVVALLVLALPVAAVSLGGTTPNANVDNEVGQTPRLVSPAQNTTDVLVLDGAARATTVEPSLTLTSAVRIGTGDGGNALAAYEFDERWQNATTADARRAVLENETERINARIDELERLQQNATRAYAAGELTATEYVQTMAYVDSRARGVNRLVEDAFPRARQLRNAQSIRVELGKANAHLATLTGPVRERAAAAIRDDQPPTRIYVAATASGFTLATIDDDTYVREAVDADAFTGSQGTIDTISEGQQQFQEAYPWGWNQSGQNNHRRNQRFWGQIAYTADITHNHGRLVAFIDANTTNVYSETQYQYLSSLPTGPSVSDSHDNRTLWVNRTYAGGPLRVAVTNATGAPLDASVRINGTTVGQTGTDGELWALSPQGTYNVTAFREGEQYNVTVSTLT; the protein is encoded by the coding sequence ATGCCGCGGTTGGTCCCCGCGTTCGTCGTCGCCCTCCTCGTCCTCGCCCTCCCCGTAGCCGCTGTCTCGCTCGGCGGCACCACCCCGAACGCGAACGTCGACAACGAGGTCGGGCAGACGCCACGTCTCGTCTCGCCCGCACAGAACACCACCGACGTCCTCGTCCTCGACGGCGCGGCGCGCGCCACCACTGTCGAACCCTCGCTCACGCTCACGAGCGCCGTCCGCATCGGCACCGGCGACGGCGGGAACGCGCTCGCCGCCTACGAGTTCGACGAGCGCTGGCAGAACGCCACTACCGCCGACGCCAGACGCGCCGTCCTCGAGAACGAGACCGAGCGAATCAACGCCCGTATCGACGAGCTCGAACGCCTCCAACAGAACGCGACGCGGGCGTACGCGGCCGGTGAACTCACCGCGACCGAGTACGTCCAGACGATGGCGTACGTCGACTCGCGCGCTCGCGGCGTGAACCGCCTCGTCGAGGACGCCTTCCCGCGCGCCCGCCAGCTCCGTAACGCGCAGTCGATCCGCGTGGAGCTCGGCAAGGCGAACGCGCACCTCGCGACGCTCACCGGCCCGGTCCGCGAGCGCGCGGCCGCGGCGATCCGCGACGACCAGCCGCCGACGCGCATCTACGTCGCCGCGACCGCGAGCGGGTTCACGCTCGCCACCATCGACGACGACACCTACGTCCGCGAGGCCGTCGACGCCGACGCCTTCACCGGCTCGCAGGGCACAATCGACACCATCTCCGAGGGCCAACAGCAGTTCCAGGAAGCCTACCCGTGGGGGTGGAATCAGTCCGGGCAGAACAACCACCGGCGCAACCAGCGGTTCTGGGGGCAGATAGCCTACACCGCCGACATCACGCACAACCACGGGCGGCTGGTCGCGTTCATCGACGCGAACACGACGAACGTGTACAGCGAGACGCAGTACCAGTACCTCTCCTCGCTCCCCACCGGCCCGTCGGTGAGTGACAGTCACGACAACCGGACGCTCTGGGTGAATCGGACGTACGCCGGCGGACCGCTCCGCGTGGCCGTGACGAACGCGACCGGCGCGCCGCTCGACGCGAGCGTCCGCATCAACGGCACGACCGTCGGACAGACGGGCACCGACGGCGAGCTCTGGGCGCTCTCCCCCCAGGGGACGTACAACGTCACCGCGTTCCGGGAGGGCGAGCAGTACAACGTGACCGTCTCAACGCTTACGTAG
- a CDS encoding helix-turn-helix transcriptional regulator — protein sequence MRQVVCVALVLLLAATAPVAAASADADPGPSDIVIGVNVHENGDATWNVTATYPLNSSTDRRAFARLSDEFTRGGDVFVQPGVFESAASTASERTGRPMSVTDVRYGTDVRNRTGVNATGVLTLKFRWNGFANATAGNITVGDAFSGSLLGDLTERETLYIAPPDGYRPLSSSSSDQVRNGAIYWTGPYEFASGGPSVQFTEGSGPLFGGFGAVAVLVVLALVVGGAVAYVVVGRSDRDLPGLGSTSDAPPDEASATEPDEEAAEEPDGDAEAAGGGAAGAAGAAGDSGVDEELLSDEERVERLLEANGGRMKQAKIVEETRWSNAKVSQLLSSMAEEGRVEKLRIGRENLISLPEEAEE from the coding sequence ATGCGGCAGGTCGTCTGCGTCGCCCTCGTCCTCCTCCTCGCGGCCACGGCGCCCGTGGCAGCGGCCAGCGCCGACGCCGACCCCGGGCCGAGCGACATCGTCATCGGCGTCAACGTGCACGAGAACGGCGACGCCACGTGGAACGTCACCGCGACGTACCCGTTGAACTCCTCCACCGACCGCCGGGCGTTCGCGCGCTTGAGCGACGAGTTCACGCGCGGCGGCGACGTCTTCGTCCAGCCGGGCGTGTTCGAGTCGGCGGCGAGCACGGCGAGCGAGCGCACGGGTCGCCCGATGTCCGTCACGGACGTCCGCTACGGCACTGACGTCCGGAATCGGACGGGCGTGAACGCGACCGGCGTGTTGACGCTGAAGTTCCGGTGGAACGGCTTCGCGAACGCGACGGCCGGGAACATCACGGTCGGCGACGCCTTCTCCGGGTCGCTCCTCGGCGACCTCACCGAGCGGGAGACGCTGTACATCGCGCCGCCCGATGGCTATCGGCCGCTGAGCAGCAGCTCGTCCGATCAGGTACGGAACGGCGCGATCTACTGGACGGGCCCCTACGAGTTCGCGAGCGGCGGGCCGAGCGTCCAGTTCACCGAGGGGTCGGGGCCGCTGTTCGGCGGGTTCGGCGCGGTCGCGGTGCTCGTCGTGCTCGCGCTCGTCGTCGGCGGCGCGGTCGCGTACGTCGTCGTCGGCCGCTCCGACCGCGACCTCCCGGGTCTCGGCTCGACGTCGGACGCGCCACCGGACGAAGCGTCGGCGACGGAACCCGACGAGGAAGCCGCCGAGGAGCCCGACGGCGACGCCGAGGCGGCGGGCGGCGGGGCCGCTGGCGCGGCCGGGGCGGCCGGTGATTCGGGCGTCGACGAGGAGCTGCTGAGCGACGAGGAGCGCGTCGAACGCCTCCTCGAAGCCAACGGTGGCCGGATGAAGCAGGCGAAGATCGTCGAGGAGACCCGCTGGTCGAACGCGAAGGTCTCCCAGCTCCTCTCCAGCATGGCGGAGGAGGGCCGCGTCGAGAAGCTCCGCATCGGCCGCGAGAACCTCATCAGCCTCCCCGAGGAAGCCGAAGAGTAA
- a CDS encoding electron transfer flavoprotein subunit beta/FixA family protein: MKVLVTVKEVAAVEDDFEIAGTEIDDTYLEYDLNEWDDYAVEEGVQLSEAGDDVEVVTVTIGPERAEETIRMALAKGADRAIRVWDDALEDAELLDVESKSKILSAVVEAEDPDLVLSGVQASDDSFGGTGVALADEVGFEWAAVVNSLDLDVDEQVAHVRRELEGGVEELADVETPAVLTIQTGINEPRYASLRGIRQAQSKEIDPQSFDDLGLDAAVADSALEITDMYEPESESDAQFLDGSAEEQAGELAGVLRDLGVVGQ; this comes from the coding sequence ATGAAGGTTCTCGTCACGGTGAAGGAGGTGGCGGCGGTCGAAGACGACTTCGAGATCGCCGGCACGGAGATCGACGACACGTACCTCGAGTACGACCTGAACGAGTGGGACGACTACGCGGTCGAAGAAGGCGTTCAGCTCAGCGAGGCCGGAGACGACGTCGAAGTCGTCACCGTCACCATCGGCCCGGAGCGCGCCGAGGAGACGATTCGGATGGCGCTCGCGAAGGGCGCGGACCGCGCGATTCGCGTGTGGGACGACGCGCTGGAGGACGCAGAGCTCCTCGACGTCGAGTCGAAGTCCAAGATTCTCTCGGCGGTCGTCGAAGCCGAGGACCCCGACCTCGTGCTCTCCGGCGTGCAGGCGAGCGACGACTCCTTCGGCGGGACGGGCGTCGCGCTCGCCGACGAAGTCGGCTTCGAGTGGGCGGCCGTCGTGAACAGCCTCGACCTCGACGTCGACGAGCAGGTCGCGCACGTCCGCCGCGAACTCGAAGGCGGCGTCGAAGAGCTCGCGGACGTCGAAACGCCGGCCGTGCTCACGATTCAGACGGGTATCAACGAGCCGCGATACGCGAGTCTGCGCGGGATTCGGCAGGCTCAATCGAAGGAGATCGACCCGCAGTCGTTCGACGACCTCGGCCTCGACGCCGCGGTCGCGGACTCCGCCCTCGAAATCACGGACATGTACGAGCCCGAATCCGAGAGTGACGCACAGTTCCTCGACGGGAGCGCAGAAGAGCAGGCCGGCGAGCTCGCTGGCGTGCTGCGGGACCTGGGGGTGGTCGGCCAATGA
- a CDS encoding electron transfer flavoprotein subunit alpha/FixB family protein, whose protein sequence is MSNVLVVADHRRGELRDVSFELLTAGRQVADATGGDLHAAVVSGDVEEFGDQLNREGVDAVHTVANGEEFNHDVYVQATEALAADVDAEFIVLPNSVNGLDYAPAVANRLDRPYVSDVIDAAYDGGVLEATREMYGSKVETTVEVADGPFVVSIRPGEWPAAEGVGDASVEAADVDIDDSQVRSTVTGFEEVGGGDVDIADAEFLVSIGRGIEEEENLELIEALVEATGATMSSSRPIVDNGWLPKNRQVGQSGKQVTPKVYLAIGISGAVQHVAGMKNAETIIAINTDPNAPIFDIADYGIVGDLFDVVPALIEEFGGDAPNV, encoded by the coding sequence ATGAGTAACGTCCTCGTGGTCGCCGACCACCGCCGCGGCGAACTCCGCGACGTCTCCTTCGAACTGCTCACCGCGGGCCGCCAGGTCGCCGACGCGACCGGCGGCGACCTCCACGCGGCCGTCGTCTCCGGCGACGTCGAGGAGTTCGGCGACCAGCTGAACCGCGAGGGCGTCGACGCCGTCCACACGGTCGCGAACGGCGAGGAGTTCAACCACGACGTCTACGTGCAGGCGACGGAAGCGCTCGCCGCCGACGTGGACGCCGAGTTCATCGTCCTCCCGAACTCCGTGAACGGCCTCGACTACGCGCCCGCCGTCGCGAACCGCCTCGACCGCCCCTACGTCTCCGACGTCATCGACGCCGCCTACGACGGCGGCGTCCTCGAAGCGACCCGAGAGATGTACGGCTCGAAGGTCGAGACGACCGTCGAAGTCGCGGACGGCCCGTTCGTCGTCTCCATCCGCCCCGGCGAGTGGCCGGCCGCGGAAGGCGTCGGTGACGCGTCCGTCGAAGCCGCCGACGTCGACATCGACGACTCGCAGGTCCGCTCCACCGTCACCGGCTTCGAGGAAGTCGGCGGCGGCGACGTCGACATCGCGGACGCCGAGTTCCTCGTCTCCATCGGCCGCGGCATCGAAGAAGAAGAGAACCTCGAACTCATCGAAGCCCTCGTCGAAGCCACGGGCGCGACCATGTCTTCGTCTCGGCCCATCGTCGACAACGGCTGGCTCCCGAAGAACCGGCAGGTCGGCCAGTCCGGCAAACAGGTCACGCCGAAAGTCTACCTCGCCATCGGCATCTCTGGTGCCGTCCAGCACGTCGCCGGCATGAAGAACGCCGAGACCATCATCGCCATCAACACCGACCCGAACGCTCCTATCTTCGACATCGCCGACTACGGCATCGTCGGCGACCTCTTCGACGTCGTCCCCGCGCTCATCGAGGAGTTCGGCGGCGACGCCCCGAACGTCTAA
- a CDS encoding polyprenyl synthetase family protein: MEYVEERRAAVEDHLRATLSRVEPAALRESLEHVTFAGGKRVRPTVTVLCCEAAGGEVWTGGTPESTLAPAGERALDFAVGIELVHSASLVVDDIIDRSELRRGEQSAWAAFGYGDAIVASDGLLGEAFALFDADPRATTTVADAMIELGQGEASELVAKPESEEAYLRLARRKTGALFRAAAELGAIAADADDEVVAAFGEYAERVGVAFQIRDDVLDATGDAERLGKPAGVDDEMDRPSVLRVTGRSVEEVNALADEQRDAALAALDRIDGPTGHARDYLDDLAVFVVERER, translated from the coding sequence ATGGAGTACGTGGAGGAGCGTCGAGCCGCGGTCGAGGACCACTTGCGGGCGACGCTGTCGCGAGTGGAACCGGCGGCGCTCCGCGAGTCGTTGGAGCACGTGACGTTCGCGGGCGGGAAGCGCGTCCGCCCGACGGTTACGGTGCTCTGCTGTGAGGCGGCGGGCGGCGAGGTCTGGACGGGAGGGACGCCGGAGTCGACGCTCGCGCCCGCCGGCGAGCGCGCGCTCGACTTCGCCGTCGGCATCGAACTCGTTCACTCGGCGAGCCTCGTCGTCGACGACATCATCGACCGCTCGGAGCTCCGCCGCGGCGAGCAGTCAGCGTGGGCGGCGTTCGGCTACGGCGACGCCATCGTCGCGTCCGACGGATTGCTCGGCGAGGCGTTCGCGCTCTTCGACGCCGACCCGCGCGCGACGACGACCGTGGCCGACGCGATGATCGAACTCGGGCAGGGCGAAGCCTCGGAGCTCGTCGCGAAACCCGAATCCGAGGAGGCCTACCTCCGGCTCGCCCGCCGAAAGACGGGCGCGCTCTTCCGCGCCGCCGCCGAGCTCGGCGCTATCGCCGCGGACGCCGACGACGAAGTCGTCGCGGCGTTCGGTGAGTACGCAGAACGCGTCGGCGTCGCCTTCCAGATTCGCGACGACGTCCTCGACGCCACCGGCGACGCCGAACGCCTCGGGAAGCCCGCCGGCGTCGACGACGAGATGGACCGCCCGTCCGTCCTCCGCGTCACCGGCCGCTCCGTCGAGGAAGTGAACGCGCTCGCCGACGAACAGCGCGACGCCGCCCTCGCCGCCCTCGACCGCATCGACGGCCCCACCGGCCACGCCCGCGACTACCTCGACGACCTCGCGGTCTTCGTCGTCGAGCGGGAGCGATAA